A region from the Vicia villosa cultivar HV-30 ecotype Madison, WI linkage group LG3, Vvil1.0, whole genome shotgun sequence genome encodes:
- the LOC131658250 gene encoding uncharacterized protein LOC131658250, with translation MHAQSNKHNASPMGEDPLEMINLSDLVLDAVPLTTVEPIREEGSSTNPKKDKLSGKSSTSLNKMIPRKASKASESKQIKASRAGDSLNNSDHAKMIGTDKQIWRMLATILTEIESDDEQNVQTSSRIRTSSKGKCAHSLVSDDFILEKRSKKKADVCVPNAVINLDDSSSKDDILANHLKLGIAKRLKKRKGKGVVVGHPQADTPMNKVRDVKGKAIIGPTKSWSKVVVPSKKRKVILPMILKQSPMKMFKTSCYMEGLLCKDVEKFIEDARLSKTITGFGPCYEGFVKEFVVSVLVGYDDANSKNFRKVGVRERVVIFSPAVINEFLGRSVESRDGLEVTNDQACREIIGGQLTVKYAILHRIAVANWVPSNHTSTITAGLGRFIHAVCKRPTYNFGAHIFDQILKQAFSTTVKMPIFFPYFICGIILNQHPDIIVSSDHVKKRDSPLTLHYKLFGGAHVQDIALTYSPTSGATSPKQGVIVTLKATYRELDESLRTNTSRKIQLERLIKTLVEEENKTKQATAAAARKVVGNSGNSEDAAQNAFGGEQTKLEKVNDGDSDHSSSNDGEEEELNSAFDMDTDAEVEADTEESDGIAP, from the exons ATGCATGCTCAGTCCAATAAGCACAATGCGTCTCCTATGGGGGAGGATCCTCTTGAGATGATCAATTTATCTGATCTCGTGCTGGATGCTGTTCCCTTAACTACGGTGGAACCCATTCGGGAGGAAGGAAGCTCTACTAACCCTAAGAAGGATAAACTCTCTGGTAAGTCTTCAACTTCTCTCAATAAGATGATACCTAGAAAGGCCTCCAAGGCAAGTGAGTCAAAGCAAATAAAGGCCTCTAGGGCTGGTGATAGCTTGAATAATTCTGATCATGCCAAGATGATTGGGACGGATAAACAAATCTGGAGGATGCTAGCCACCATTCTTACTGAAATTGAGTCAGATGATGAACAAAATGTTCAAACATCTTCTAGAATAAGGACTAGTTCCAAGGGAAAATGTGCTCACAGTCTTGTTAGTGATGATTTTATCCTTGAAAAAAGAAGCAAGAAGAAGGCAGATGTGTGTGTGCCTAATGCTGTAATTAACCTAGATGACtcttcttctaaagatgatattttgGCAAATCATCTTAAACTTGGAATTGCCAAAAGACTTAAGAAAAGAAAGGGAAAGGGTGTTGTTGTTGGACACCCTCAGGCAGATACTCCTATGAACAAGGTTAGGGATGTCAAGGGAAAGGCTATAATTGGACCTACTAAGTCTTGGAGTAAGGTCGTAGTTCCCTCAAAGAAGAGGAAAGTGATCCTTCCCATGATACTGAAACAAAGTCCGATGAAGATGTTCAAGACATCTTGCTACATGGAAGGTCTACTG TGCAAGGATGTGGAGAAGTTTATAGAAGATGCTAGGTTGAGCAAGACTATCACTGGTTTTGGTCCATGCTATGAGGGGTTTGTCAAAGAGTTTGTAGTGAGTGTACTAGTGGGGTATGATGATGCTAACAGCAAGAACTTCAGGAAAGTTGGAGTCAGAGAAAGAGTGGTAATTTTTTCTCCTGCTGTGATTAATGAGTTCCTGGGAAGATCTGTTGAATCTCGAGATGGATTAGAGGTTACAAATGATCAGGCCTGTAGGGAGATCATCGGTGGACAG CTTACTGTGAAATATGCTATACTTCACAGGATTGCTGTTGCTAATTGGGTTCCCAGTAATCATACCTCCACCATTACTGCGGGGCTGGGAAGGTTCATTCATGCTGTGTGTAAAAGACCAACTTATAATTTTGGAGCTCACATCTTTGATCAGATTCTGAAGCAAGCCTTCTCTACTACTGTCAAGATGCCTATCTTCTTTCCCTATTTCATTTGTGGCATCATTCTGAATCAGCACCCTGATATTATTGTGAGTagtgatcatgtgaagaagaggGATTCTCCTCTGACTCTACACTATAAGTTGTTTGGTGGAGCACATGTTCAAGACATTGCTTTGACGTATTCTCCAACATCTGGTGCTACCAGTCCCAAGCAAGGAGTCATTGTCACTCTGAAGGCAACCTACAGAGAGCTGGATGAATCCCTCAGAACCAACACTTCTAGGAAGATTCAGTTAGAGAGACTGATTAAGACTCTGGTGGAAGAAGAAAATAAGACTAAACAGGCCACTGCTGCTGCTGCTAGGAAGGTGGTTGGTAATTCTGGAAATAGTGAAGATGCTGCCCAGAATGCCTTTGGAGGAGAACAAACTAAACTTGAAAAAGTTAATGATGGTGATAGTGACCACAGTTCATCTAATGATGGGGAAGAGGAAGAACTCAATAGTGCATTTGATATGGATACTGACGCTGAAGTTGAAGCTGATACTGAAGAAAGTGACGGGATTGCTCCTTGA